In one Candidatus Zixiibacteriota bacterium genomic region, the following are encoded:
- the tilS gene encoding tRNA lysidine(34) synthetase TilS, translating to MTFAHKVIETIARHSLLAEGDSVLVALSGGPDSVALLHILHQLGKKQKLKLYAIYINHNIRKKAAKEEERFCRELCSRLDIELFIVSEDIPALAKYLGKGVEETGRDFRYATFENLAKENKIDKIALGHHADDRVETVLFRIIRGTGKTGLAGIPVKRDRVIRPLYELTKQEILDYLKENKQSYCLDESNRSIEYDRNYIRNKLLVDIRHNLNPQIDKALLTLSEISAEEESFLQALVKRRTARLIRRTPGDKIELDLRAYNTYDKWFRRRLLRHCLTVLSGGESGFDRIVVDRLDDFCRLRGKSLSLPDGFQAVTTDNKLVLYRRHTDSYDVALSPGKTSQLTTLRLNFRMSVLDAGKATLSRKRRADKVYLALEKVTPPMVVRNVRPGDKFRPLGLKGTKKVGDYLTDRKIHRVFRDEIPVVCDKKGIVWLVGFEIADRVKIESSSGKVLKIECIKRSKS from the coding sequence ATGACCTTCGCACACAAAGTAATCGAGACTATCGCCAGACACAGTCTGCTCGCTGAAGGCGACTCCGTGCTCGTGGCCCTCTCCGGCGGCCCGGACTCAGTGGCGCTGCTGCACATTCTCCATCAACTGGGCAAGAAACAGAAACTCAAGCTATACGCGATATATATCAATCACAATATCCGCAAGAAAGCCGCCAAAGAAGAAGAGCGGTTCTGCCGGGAGCTTTGCTCCAGACTCGATATCGAGCTATTTATCGTGTCCGAAGACATCCCGGCGCTCGCCAAATATTTGGGTAAAGGGGTCGAGGAGACCGGACGAGATTTCCGCTACGCTACCTTCGAAAATCTGGCCAAAGAAAACAAAATCGATAAAATCGCCCTTGGCCATCACGCCGACGACCGAGTGGAAACCGTTCTCTTCAGAATAATCAGAGGCACCGGCAAAACCGGTTTGGCCGGAATCCCGGTGAAACGCGACAGGGTTATCAGACCTCTGTATGAATTGACCAAGCAGGAGATACTCGATTATCTCAAAGAAAACAAACAGTCCTATTGTCTCGATGAATCCAATCGAAGCATCGAGTATGATCGAAATTACATTCGCAACAAACTCCTCGTTGATATAAGGCACAACCTGAATCCCCAAATTGATAAGGCGCTGCTCACTCTCTCGGAAATCTCCGCCGAAGAGGAGAGTTTCCTTCAGGCCTTGGTGAAGCGCCGGACCGCTAGACTAATTCGCCGCACACCGGGCGACAAAATAGAGCTTGATTTAAGAGCATATAACACTTATGATAAATGGTTCCGGCGGCGATTGCTAAGGCATTGTCTTACAGTGCTTTCCGGCGGCGAATCTGGATTTGACCGGATTGTTGTGGACCGACTCGATGATTTCTGCCGCCTGCGCGGAAAGAGCCTGTCGCTGCCTGATGGATTTCAGGCCGTGACAACTGACAATAAGCTTGTCCTTTACCGCCGCCATACCGATAGTTATGATGTAGCCTTGAGCCCCGGTAAGACCAGCCAACTGACAACCTTGCGGCTCAATTTCCGTATGTCGGTATTAGATGCCGGCAAGGCCACGCTGAGTCGAAAGAGGCGTGCTGATAAGGTCTATCTGGCTCTTGAGAAGGTCACGCCGCCGATGGTTGTGCGAAATGTCAGGCCGGGAGACAAATTCCGACCCCTCGGTCTGAAAGGGACCAAAAAAGTCGGCGACTATTTGACAGACAGAAAAATCCACCGCGTTTTCAGAGATGAGATACCGGTGGTGTGCGATAAGAAGGGAATAGTGTGGTTGGTCGGTTTTGAGATTGCCGACCGGGTAAAAATTGAAAGCTCATCCGGAAAGGTTCTGAAAATTGAGTGCATTAAGCGATCAAAATCTTGA
- the hpt gene encoding hypoxanthine phosphoribosyltransferase, protein MSALSDQNLELKPFELLLDQKTLARRIAELGREITAAYKDKNLVLLGVLKGCIVFLADLMRHIKLPLEIEFVSAASYRKGGKQEDDIVFRGPAHIPLKGRHVLIVEGVVDSGRTVTTLLNNVRKMEPASIEVVTLIDKPGSHRFKMNLAYKGFSIGNEFVIGFGLDNTQKYRNLPFVGKVIDTK, encoded by the coding sequence TTGAGTGCATTAAGCGATCAAAATCTTGAACTGAAGCCGTTTGAACTGCTTCTGGACCAGAAGACCCTAGCCCGCAGAATCGCGGAGCTTGGCAGAGAAATCACCGCGGCATACAAGGACAAGAATCTTGTCTTGCTCGGTGTGCTGAAAGGCTGCATCGTGTTTCTGGCCGATTTGATGCGTCATATCAAGTTGCCGCTCGAAATCGAGTTTGTATCGGCGGCATCGTATCGCAAGGGAGGAAAACAGGAAGACGATATCGTCTTCCGCGGACCGGCTCACATTCCGCTCAAGGGCCGCCATGTACTCATAGTCGAAGGCGTCGTTGATTCCGGACGGACAGTAACCACCCTGCTCAATAATGTCCGCAAGATGGAACCGGCTTCGATAGAGGTTGTTACACTAATTGACAAACCCGGTAGCCACCGGTTCAAGATGAACCTGGCCTACAAGGGCTTCTCGATAGGGAACGAGTTCGTGATAGGTTTCGGTTTGGACAACACGCAGAAATACCGCAACCTGCCGTTTGTCGGCAAAGTGATTGATACCAAGTAA
- the ftsH gene encoding ATP-dependent zinc metalloprotease FtsH translates to MADFDNRRQPRRSKDDNSKEPANWRGPGRSLIFWAGLILVMIMLYYYLGGAQQEAPEITYSEFIDELDRGNISEVTFEQKKIEGTLSEPQRFASVSSPDAVTKFKTRIPFDDFNYELVNRLQQKGVKIVAKDESPNLLFYIFQASPWIILILIWLFFIRQMQGGGGPRGLFSFGKSKAKLLSEDHPKVTFKDVAGADEAKEELQEIIEFLKEPGKFQKLGGKIPKGALLLGPPGTGKTLLARAVAGEAGVPFFSMSGSDFVEMFVGVGASRVRDLFDQGKKNAPCIIFIDEIDAVGRHRGAGLGGGHDEREQTLNQLLVEMDGFESNDGVILIAATNRPDVLDPALLRPGRFDRQIVVPTPDVKGREGILSVHVRKIKLAGDVDLPILARGTPGMSGADLANMVNEAALLAARKDRDAVTMDDFEEAKDKVMMGSARKSLVISNEEKRIIAYHEAGHTLVAKFLPKADPIHKVTIIPRGMALGVTQSLPVDERHTHSKDYLETTLAVLMGGRVAELVVFDQLDTGAGNDLERATKLARKMVCNWGMSAKIGPVTFGKTEEHIFLGREIQQHKDYSEATAVVIDDEVRAFIDKAEKTAKGIVSKNIDSLHNLAKALLEREIIDSREVDEIIGNVSGDVEPSKHPAPTPDR, encoded by the coding sequence GTGGCTGATTTCGATAACAGACGACAACCCCGCAGAAGCAAAGACGACAACTCAAAAGAACCGGCCAATTGGCGTGGTCCCGGAAGGTCACTGATTTTCTGGGCCGGCTTGATCCTGGTCATGATCATGCTCTACTATTATCTCGGCGGCGCTCAACAGGAAGCCCCCGAGATAACTTATTCCGAATTCATAGACGAACTCGACCGGGGAAATATCTCCGAGGTTACCTTCGAGCAGAAGAAAATAGAAGGTACCCTCAGCGAGCCGCAACGGTTCGCTTCTGTCAGTTCTCCGGATGCGGTTACGAAGTTCAAAACTCGAATTCCTTTCGATGATTTTAACTATGAGCTGGTCAACCGGCTTCAACAGAAGGGCGTCAAAATTGTCGCCAAGGACGAAAGCCCGAACCTGCTTTTCTACATCTTCCAGGCGTCACCCTGGATAATCCTTATCTTAATCTGGCTGTTTTTCATCCGGCAGATGCAGGGCGGAGGCGGCCCGAGAGGTCTGTTCTCGTTCGGCAAGAGCAAGGCTAAACTTCTCAGCGAAGATCATCCGAAAGTCACTTTCAAAGATGTTGCCGGTGCGGATGAAGCCAAGGAAGAACTGCAGGAAATCATCGAATTTCTCAAAGAACCCGGTAAATTCCAAAAACTCGGCGGTAAAATACCCAAAGGCGCTTTGCTTCTGGGGCCGCCCGGTACGGGGAAGACGCTTCTGGCCCGCGCGGTGGCGGGAGAAGCCGGCGTGCCCTTCTTCTCGATGTCCGGCTCCGATTTCGTGGAAATGTTCGTCGGTGTCGGCGCCAGTCGCGTGCGCGACCTGTTCGACCAGGGCAAAAAGAACGCCCCGTGTATCATTTTCATCGACGAGATCGATGCTGTCGGGCGACATCGCGGTGCCGGTCTGGGGGGGGGACACGACGAGCGCGAACAAACTCTTAACCAGTTGCTGGTCGAGATGGATGGTTTTGAATCCAACGACGGCGTGATCCTTATCGCGGCCACTAACCGTCCCGATGTTCTCGATCCGGCCCTCTTAAGACCCGGCCGCTTCGACCGCCAGATTGTTGTACCTACGCCCGATGTTAAGGGCAGGGAAGGTATCCTTTCGGTCCACGTGCGAAAAATCAAGCTGGCTGGTGATGTTGACCTTCCGATTCTCGCCAGAGGCACCCCGGGAATGTCCGGCGCCGACCTGGCCAACATGGTCAACGAAGCGGCGCTGCTGGCCGCGCGCAAGGATCGCGATGCCGTTACGATGGATGACTTCGAGGAGGCCAAAGACAAAGTCATGATGGGCTCCGCCAGAAAATCGCTCGTTATCAGTAACGAAGAAAAAAGGATTATCGCCTATCACGAGGCAGGGCACACTCTGGTCGCCAAGTTTCTGCCCAAGGCGGACCCGATTCACAAAGTCACGATTATCCCGCGCGGTATGGCCCTGGGTGTCACACAGTCACTGCCGGTTGACGAGCGCCATACTCACTCCAAGGATTATCTCGAGACGACGCTCGCTGTTCTGATGGGTGGACGGGTAGCCGAATTGGTGGTATTCGACCAACTCGACACCGGCGCCGGAAACGATCTCGAACGAGCCACCAAACTGGCTCGCAAGATGGTTTGCAACTGGGGTATGTCAGCAAAAATCGGACCGGTGACATTCGGCAAAACCGAAGAACATATCTTTTTGGGGCGTGAAATCCAGCAACACAAGGACTACTCGGAAGCAACCGCTGTGGTTATTGACGACGAAGTCCGGGCTTTCATCGATAAAGCCGAGAAGACAGCCAAGGGAATCGTCTCCAAGAACATTGACAGCCTGCATAACTTGGCCAAAGCCCTGCTCGAGAGAGAAATTATCGACAGCCGCGAAGTCGATGAAATTATCGGTAACGTGTCCGGCGATGTCGAACCGAGCAAGCATCCCGCGCCCACTCCGGACCGCTGA
- a CDS encoding SBBP repeat-containing protein, with the protein MPAKSTAIGLVLILTLAIGTADYNAFASLSGLSATAPMSFTENAGQWEDNILFRASAGAATMWFGRDGAYYQFSRELTDRESPLRRDRQGPSPTEVMLVKAAFVGARGNPEVVGQGKLDYRSNYFLGNDPSRWRTNVANFESIVYRGLYPGIDLRYFGNGEYLEYDFIVSAGADPSVIEVRYEGADGIYVNGSGELVVETGWGTVTERCPYVYQETSTGRVEVVGSYRQISPLSFGFSLDGGYDRSLPLIIDPVLTYSTYIGGTSSEYCRGVQIDSSGAVYLVGYTNSVDFPIVNPAQDKTPSILDWDLFVIKMRPETNVIEFATYLGGSEQDDISRLTVDKDGCAYIAAHTMSDDVPTVNALDNTLGGWSDVFVVKLSPLGNEILFSTYLGGSDDEAKGIPAVDTAGHLYVAVSTYSRDFPTVNPIFPWFGTGLKDVTVSKFSLDGTGLIYSTYLGGGQDDECNVCVVDLQGCVYTAGKTYSEDFRLANAYDSTFCGTVDGFVTKLSADGDALVYSTFFGGCHTDWITGAFVDERGQLSVVGGTASPDLPIVNGFQPYHMGGAFIGADAFAARFSASGTNLLLSTFYGGSDDDYGEAIWTDRYGNMFLTGYTYSLDFPMVDPLDDFMNADTADAFIGKIDALGNELGFSSYLGGHRAEGGWSVVVDDLRRAYFAGYTVSEDFPLADPLQGELLGSRDAYLTVIDFGCCDGRSGNADYDTHDYIDVMDVLYFVNWLYKQGSAPECEEEADVNGDGEVDPQDLVYLIEYIWKLGPPPVACQ; encoded by the coding sequence ATGCCAGCAAAATCAACCGCCATCGGACTGGTATTGATACTCACCCTCGCAATAGGTACCGCCGATTACAACGCGTTCGCTTCACTGAGCGGTCTGAGCGCGACTGCTCCCATGTCCTTCACAGAGAACGCCGGTCAATGGGAGGATAATATCCTTTTCAGAGCGAGCGCCGGGGCCGCCACGATGTGGTTTGGCCGAGACGGTGCTTATTATCAGTTTAGCCGGGAGCTGACCGACCGGGAATCACCTCTCAGACGTGACCGGCAGGGTCCCTCACCGACCGAGGTCATGCTGGTAAAAGCTGCTTTTGTCGGCGCCCGGGGTAACCCCGAGGTAGTCGGTCAGGGCAAGCTCGATTATCGGTCGAATTATTTCTTGGGTAATGATCCTTCTCGATGGCGGACCAATGTAGCCAACTTCGAGTCGATTGTCTACCGGGGTTTATATCCGGGAATAGACTTGAGGTATTTTGGCAACGGTGAGTATCTGGAGTATGATTTCATTGTATCTGCCGGGGCGGATCCGTCGGTAATCGAGGTTCGTTACGAGGGGGCCGATGGGATATATGTGAACGGTTCGGGAGAGTTGGTGGTGGAGACTGGTTGGGGTACGGTTACGGAGCGTTGTCCGTACGTGTACCAGGAGACATCTACCGGCCGCGTGGAGGTGGTTGGTTCTTACCGTCAGATATCGCCTCTGAGTTTCGGTTTTTCGCTTGATGGGGGTTATGATCGCTCGTTGCCGTTGATTATCGACCCGGTTTTGACTTATAGCACTTACATCGGTGGTACCTCGAGTGAATACTGCCGCGGCGTGCAGATAGACTCCAGTGGCGCTGTCTACCTGGTGGGGTACACCAATTCGGTTGATTTTCCGATTGTCAATCCGGCGCAGGACAAGACCCCGTCCATTCTCGACTGGGATCTGTTCGTCATAAAGATGCGTCCCGAGACGAATGTCATTGAGTTCGCCACTTATCTCGGAGGCAGTGAGCAGGACGACATAAGCCGTCTCACCGTGGACAAAGACGGATGTGCGTATATAGCAGCGCACACGATGTCTGATGACGTCCCCACCGTCAATGCGTTGGATAACACGCTTGGCGGTTGGAGCGATGTATTCGTCGTAAAGTTGAGTCCCCTTGGGAACGAGATCCTGTTCAGTACGTATCTCGGCGGTTCCGATGACGAGGCGAAGGGCATTCCGGCTGTGGATACGGCCGGCCATCTGTATGTTGCGGTGTCGACTTATTCGCGCGATTTTCCGACCGTCAACCCCATTTTCCCGTGGTTTGGAACGGGCCTTAAAGATGTAACGGTATCCAAATTCAGTCTTGATGGCACCGGCCTGATATACTCGACTTATCTCGGCGGCGGCCAGGATGACGAGTGTAACGTCTGTGTAGTCGATCTTCAGGGATGTGTTTATACCGCCGGCAAGACTTACTCGGAAGATTTTCGTCTGGCTAACGCTTATGACTCCACCTTTTGCGGAACGGTGGATGGTTTTGTTACCAAGCTTTCCGCCGATGGCGACGCTCTCGTTTACAGCACGTTCTTCGGAGGCTGTCACACGGACTGGATAACGGGCGCTTTCGTCGATGAGCGCGGTCAGCTTTCCGTAGTGGGAGGCACGGCCTCGCCCGACCTGCCCATAGTAAATGGATTTCAGCCTTATCACATGGGTGGCGCTTTCATCGGGGCCGATGCGTTTGCCGCCCGGTTTTCAGCGTCGGGTACCAACCTTCTTCTCAGCACATTCTACGGCGGCTCCGATGATGACTACGGAGAGGCCATCTGGACAGACCGCTACGGCAACATGTTTCTGACCGGATACACCTATTCGCTCGATTTCCCGATGGTTGATCCATTGGATGATTTCATGAACGCGGACACCGCGGACGCTTTCATCGGAAAGATAGACGCGCTGGGCAACGAGTTGGGGTTCAGTTCATATCTTGGCGGCCACAGGGCGGAAGGAGGCTGGTCGGTTGTTGTTGACGATTTGCGCCGGGCCTATTTCGCCGGTTACACTGTGTCGGAAGACTTTCCCCTGGCCGACCCGCTCCAGGGTGAACTTCTTGGCAGCCGTGACGCTTATCTGACGGTGATTGACTTCGGGTGCTGCGACGGAAGATCAGGCAATGCCGACTACGACACGCACGATTATATCGATGTTATGGATGTACTTTATTTTGTCAATTGGCTTTACAAACAGGGCAGCGCACCCGAGTGTGAAGAGGAAGCCGACGTAAATGGTGACGGTGAGGTCGATCCACAGGATTTGGTATACCTGATCGAGTATATCTGGAAACTCGGACCTCCTCCGGTGGCCTGTCAATAA